Proteins from one Oscillatoria nigro-viridis PCC 7112 genomic window:
- the psbD gene encoding photosystem II D2 protein (photosystem q(a) protein) — translation MTIAVGRAQTERGIFDVLDDWLKRDRFVFVGWSGILLFPCAYLAIGGWLTGTTFVTSWYTHGLASSYLEGANFLTVAVSTPANSLGHSLLFLWGPEAQWDFTRWFQLGGLWTFVALHGAFALIGFCLRQIEIARLVGIRPYNALAFTGPIAVFVSVFLLYPLGQSGWFFAPSFGVAAIFRFLLFLQGFHNWTLNPFHMMGVAGILGGALLCAIHGATVENTLFEDGDGANTFRAFNPTQSEETYSMVTANRFWSQIFGIAFSNKRWLHFFMLFVPVTGLWMSSIGIVGLALNLRAYDFVSQELRAAEDPEFETFYTKNILLNEGIRAWMAPTDQPHENFIFPEEVLPRGNAL, via the coding sequence ATGACAATCGCAGTCGGACGCGCCCAGACCGAAAGAGGCATCTTTGATGTACTCGACGACTGGCTCAAACGCGATCGCTTCGTCTTCGTAGGCTGGTCTGGCATCCTGCTATTCCCCTGCGCCTACCTAGCCATCGGTGGCTGGTTAACAGGCACCACCTTCGTCACATCCTGGTACACCCACGGTTTGGCAAGTTCCTACCTCGAAGGAGCCAACTTCCTCACCGTAGCAGTGTCCACCCCAGCCAACAGCCTCGGACACTCCCTGCTGTTCCTGTGGGGCCCCGAAGCACAGTGGGACTTCACCCGCTGGTTCCAACTCGGCGGGCTGTGGACCTTCGTCGCCCTCCACGGCGCCTTCGCACTGATCGGCTTTTGCCTGCGTCAGATTGAAATCGCCCGTTTGGTAGGCATCCGTCCCTACAACGCCCTAGCATTCACCGGCCCCATCGCCGTGTTTGTGTCGGTGTTCCTGCTTTACCCCTTGGGTCAATCAGGCTGGTTCTTCGCCCCCAGTTTCGGCGTCGCAGCAATTTTCCGCTTTTTGTTATTCCTGCAAGGCTTCCACAACTGGACCCTCAACCCGTTCCACATGATGGGCGTTGCAGGCATCTTGGGCGGCGCGCTGCTGTGCGCCATCCACGGTGCAACCGTAGAAAACACCTTGTTTGAAGACGGCGACGGTGCTAACACCTTCCGCGCCTTCAACCCAACTCAGTCAGAAGAAACCTACTCGATGGTGACAGCCAACCGCTTTTGGTCGCAAATCTTCGGAATTGCCTTCTCCAACAAACGCTGGTTGCACTTCTTCATGCTGTTCGTACCTGTCACAGGCTTGTGGATGAGCTCCATTGGCATCGTCGGTTTAGCATTAAACCTGCGCGCCTATGACTTCGTATCACAAGAATTGCGCGCTGCTGAAGATCCTGAGTTTGAAACGTTCTACACTAAGAACATTCTGCTTAACGAAGGCATTCGTGCTTGGATGGCTCCGACAGACCAACCCCACGAAAACTTCATCTTCCCTGAAGAAGTTCTGCCTCGCGGTAACGCTCTGTAA
- a CDS encoding 4a-hydroxytetrahydrobiopterin dehydratase yields the protein MAELINNTEIQERASQLSGWTVEGKQLRSTRLFKDFIEAIAFVNKLVASSEAAAHHPDIEISYNKVTLNLTTHDAGGLTEKDFALAQEISTLD from the coding sequence ATGGCTGAGCTAATTAACAATACTGAAATTCAAGAGCGCGCCAGTCAATTGTCAGGCTGGACGGTTGAAGGCAAACAACTGCGCTCTACCCGTTTATTTAAAGATTTTATCGAAGCGATCGCCTTTGTGAATAAGTTGGTCGCCTCCTCAGAAGCAGCAGCACATCACCCCGATATAGAAATTTCCTACAACAAAGTTACACTTAACTTGACAACTCACGATGCCGGAGGGTTAACTGAGAAAGACTTTGCGCTAGCCCAAGAAATTTCTACGCTAGATTAA
- a CDS encoding energy-coupling factor ABC transporter ATP-binding protein — MRAGGVGGDMSQPAVAVRDLGFCWPSGDRVLQGCSLDVPKGEFWMLLGTNGSGKSTLLRLMAGLLHPQSGEISLSGRVGFVFQNPDHQLVMPTVGADVAFGLVEEKLSNIQVRARVAEALEAVNLLDLQRRPIYALSGGQKQRIALAGAIARHCEILLLDEPTALLDPDSQLDLVAAVQRLVKNRGITALWVTHRLDELNYCDGAFLLEKGQVVDRGDPARLKQRLMQSQDV, encoded by the coding sequence ATGAGGGCTGGGGGTGTTGGTGGCGATATGAGTCAGCCAGCCGTTGCTGTGCGGGATTTGGGTTTTTGCTGGCCGTCGGGCGATCGAGTGTTGCAAGGTTGCTCTCTGGATGTACCCAAGGGCGAATTTTGGATGCTTTTGGGCACTAACGGCAGCGGCAAATCTACGCTGCTGAGGCTGATGGCTGGGCTGCTGCACCCCCAGTCGGGGGAAATTAGCCTGAGTGGGCGGGTGGGTTTTGTGTTCCAAAATCCCGACCACCAATTGGTGATGCCGACGGTGGGTGCGGATGTGGCTTTTGGTCTGGTGGAGGAAAAGCTTTCTAACATTCAGGTGCGGGCGAGGGTGGCGGAGGCTTTGGAGGCTGTGAATTTGCTGGATTTGCAGCGGCGGCCGATTTATGCTTTGAGTGGGGGCCAAAAGCAGCGAATTGCCCTTGCTGGGGCGATCGCCCGTCACTGCGAAATTCTGCTGTTGGATGAACCGACGGCTTTGTTAGATCCTGATTCTCAGTTGGATTTGGTGGCGGCGGTGCAGCGGTTGGTGAAAAATCGCGGGATTACGGCTTTGTGGGTGACTCACCGTTTGGATGAGTTGAATTATTGTGATGGGGCTTTTTTGTTGGAAAAGGGCCAAGTTGTCGATCGGGGAGATCCGGCGCGTTTGAAGCAGCGGTTGATGCAAAGCCAAGATGTTTAG
- a CDS encoding helix-turn-helix domain-containing protein, which translates to MGLIRLRVRELAEEKGWTLKEVSDRTGIPYSTVKKYAQAPKLATVDYTALQKLAAVFDLMIEDLVEVLEH; encoded by the coding sequence ATGGGATTAATTCGATTGCGAGTTCGAGAACTCGCTGAGGAGAAGGGTTGGACGCTCAAAGAAGTCTCGGACAGAACGGGAATTCCTTACAGCACGGTTAAAAAATACGCCCAAGCTCCTAAACTGGCAACAGTAGACTACACGGCTTTGCAGAAACTTGCTGCTGTCTTCGATTTGATGATCGAAGATTTGGTTGAGGTTTTGGAACATTGA
- a CDS encoding DUF4058 family protein has translation MPSPFPGMDPYLEHPELWPALHHLLISEIFRFLSPQLRPKYLVSLEVRIYETADDDLSIGIPDVNVIQPQTATELITSNVAVAAPPTQPLTVNIPMPYQVREGYLEIRERGNQALITLIEILSPSNKRTGKGRQMYEEKREEILGSRTHLIEIDLLRRGRKMPVIGNNVESHYSVLVCRGNRRPRADLYAFNVQNAMPAFPLPLRSGDTEPVINLQELFTQIYDIASYDLKIDYRNWEVIPPLSEADTIWADAWLRDRGLRD, from the coding sequence ATGCCATCTCCCTTTCCCGGTATGGACCCGTATTTAGAGCATCCCGAACTCTGGCCTGCCCTGCATCACTTGTTAATTAGTGAAATTTTTAGATTTTTGTCTCCCCAACTGCGTCCTAAGTATTTAGTCTCGTTGGAAGTGAGAATCTATGAAACCGCTGATGATGATTTGTCAATTGGCATTCCTGACGTAAACGTAATCCAGCCACAAACTGCAACTGAATTAATAACATCAAACGTAGCCGTTGCAGCGCCACCAACACAACCCTTGACAGTAAATATTCCCATGCCATACCAGGTTCGGGAAGGCTATTTAGAAATTAGAGAAAGAGGAAACCAAGCACTAATCACCCTGATAGAAATCCTCTCGCCTAGCAATAAGCGCACAGGAAAAGGACGACAAATGTACGAAGAAAAGCGAGAAGAAATTTTAGGTAGCCGCACTCATTTAATTGAAATAGATTTATTGCGGCGCGGTCGAAAAATGCCAGTTATTGGCAATAATGTTGAAAGTCACTATAGCGTTTTGGTGTGTCGGGGAAATCGCCGTCCCAGAGCAGATTTGTACGCTTTTAACGTGCAAAACGCGATGCCTGCCTTTCCTCTGCCGCTGCGATCGGGCGATACCGAACCTGTAATCAATTTGCAGGAATTATTCACTCAAATTTACGACATAGCAAGTTACGACCTCAAGATAGATTATCGCAACTGGGAAGTCATACCACCGCTGTCAGAAGCCGATACAATTTGGGCAGATGCTTGGTTGCGCGATCGGGGATTGCGAGATTGA
- a CDS encoding helix-turn-helix domain-containing protein, with translation MGLIRLRVRELAEEKGWTLKEVSERSGIPYSTVRSYAHSPKLATVDYTALNKMARVFDIAIEDLVEILEE, from the coding sequence ATGGGTCTAATTCGATTGCGGGTTCGAGAACTAGCCGAAGAGAAGGGTTGGACATTGAAAGAAGTTTCTGAGCGATCGGGCATTCCTTACAGTACGGTTAGAAGCTATGCCCATTCTCCCAAGCTGGCAACGGTAGATTACACAGCTTTAAACAAAATGGCTCGCGTGTTTGATATTGCGATCGAAGATTTGGTTGAGATTTTGGAAGAGTAG